A genomic window from Salvia miltiorrhiza cultivar Shanhuang (shh) chromosome 5, IMPLAD_Smil_shh, whole genome shotgun sequence includes:
- the LOC130986480 gene encoding U-box domain-containing protein 11 has protein sequence MFVKMPNRNCAPAHMAGEETTVVNGAATLLLRLVRDVVRVSAAGFSGFFKRECTELGRRVSLLVHFLEEIRDSEIIQQNCEISSSFSTSGFADLSLALQVAKRLVVAANNFDNSNSISADGATKKILFQFQCITWKLEKALDNLPYDDFNISEEVLEQVELVRSQLRRAAERYGRPLNSSLSQPSDKEIHVEKISNFDHEASTKMEDLSEGVGAVDDVLNEVLIEEDASNSSMSAAVVVFKDSESPGINSSSCKALKESKKPDSLVVPDDLRCPISLELMRDPVIVATGQTYERCYIQRWVDCGNITCPKTGQMLQNLTLTPNYVLRSLISQWCTKHEVVQPTSIVNGRLKRSDGSFRDVKGDMAAIEALVCRLASRCIEEIRAAVAEIRSLSKRSTDNRILLAEAGAIPIIVNLLTSNDAEIQDNAVTSILNLSIYDDNKELIMLANAVPCVVQVLRDGSMEAKENAAATLFCLSLADENKIIIGASGAIPALVDLLQNGNSRGKKDAATALFNLCIYQGNKGRAVRAGIVTALIKMLTTSSSMVDEALTILSVLASHHEAKTVLVRASTIPVLTDLLRTGLPRCRENAVAILLSLCRRDNANLACLSRLGAAMLLSELVESGTERAKRKAASLLEQLRNSQEVRSAEL, from the exons ATGTTTGTAAAAATGCCGAACAGAAACTGCGCTCCCGCTCACATGGCCGGCGAAGAGACCACGGTAGTGAACGGAGCCGCCACCCTTCTTCTCCGCCTCGTCCGTGACGTCGTTCGGGTCTCCGCCGCGGGCTTCTCTGGTTTCTTCAAGAGAGAATGCACGGAATTGGGGAGAAGAGTCTCACTTTTGGTCCATTTTCTTGAAGAAATCAGGGATTCCGAGATCATTCAACAAAATTGTGAaatctcttcttctttctccACTTCTGGATTCGCTGATCTAAGTCTAGCGCTTCAGGTTGCGAAAAGACTCGTTGTTGCTGCTAATAACTTTGACAACTCCAACTCCATTTCTGCA GATGGTGCCACAAAGAAAATCCTCTTCCAGTTTCAATGTATAACATGGAAATTGGAGAAAGCATTGGATAACTTGCCTTATGATGATTTTAACATATCAGAAGAAGTGCTAGAGCAG GTTGAATTAGTCCGGTCGCAGTTGAGACGAGCCGCTGAAAGATACGGCCGCCCTCTAAACTCAAGCTTATCTCAGCCATCGGATAAGGAGATACATGTAGAGAAAATCAGTAACTTTGACCATGAAGCTAGCACGAAAATGGAAGATCTGTCAGAGGGCGTTGGGGCGGTAGATGATGTCTTGAACGAGGTTCTGATTGAGGAAGATGCAAGCAACTCATCCATGTCGGCTGCAGTTGTTGTGTTCAAGGACTCTGAGAGTCCAGGAATCAACAGCTCGTCCTGCAAAGCTCTGAAGGAAAGCAAGAAGCCCGATTCTCTTGTTGTTCCTGATGATCTGCGCTGTCCCATATCTCTTGAACTCATGAGAGATCCGGTCATTGTGGCCACCGGACAG ACCTATGAGAGATGTTATATACAGAGATGGGTAGACTGCGGCAACATAACATGTCCAAAAACTGGTCAGATGCTGCAAAATCTCACTCTCACTCCAAATTATGTCTTGAGAAGTTTAATATCTCAGTGGTGCACGAAACATGAGGTAGTCCAGCCGACATCAATAGTGAACGGGAGGCTAAAAAGGAGTGATGGATCATTTCGCGATGTCAAGGGGGACATGGCAGCCATTGAAGCTCTCGTCTGTAGGCTTGCAAGCAGGTGTATCGAGGAAATTAGGGCTGCCGTGGCTGAAATCCGATCACTTTCGAAAAGAAGCACAGATAACAGAATCTTGCTTGCAGAAGCAGGAGCTATTCCAATTATAGTTAATCTGTTGACATCTAATGATGCTGAGATTCAAGATAATGCAGTGACCTCCATTCTCAATCTTTCCATCTACGACGATAACAAGGAGCTCATTATGCTAGCCAATGCAGTTCCTTGTGTTGTCCAAGTCCTCAGAGATGGAAGCATGGAGGCGAAGGAGAATGCTGCAGCAACCCTCTTTTGCTTGTCCCTTGCAGACGAGAACAAGATAATCATCGGTGCATCCGGGGCCATACCTGCCTTGGTAGATTTACTTCAGAATGGGAACTCAAGAGGGAAGAAAGATGCTGCCACTGCATTGTTCAATCTGTGCATATATCAAGGAAACAAGGGACGCGCTGTTAGGGCCGGCATTGTTACAGCACTGATCAAAATGCTTACCACTTCAAGCAGCATGGTTGATGAAGCTCTTACCATTCTTTCGGTTCTTGCCAGCCACCACGAGGCGAAGACAGTCCTTGTGAGAGCCAGCACCATACCTGTCTTGACAGATCTTCTTCGGACAGGATTGCCTCGTTGCAGGGAGAATGCTGTTGCTATTCTGCTTTCCTTGTGCAGAAGAGACAACGCGAATCTTGCTTGTCTGAGCAGGCTCGGAGCAGCAATGCTGCTCTCAGAGCTGGTGGAGTCGGGCACAGAGAGAGCCAAGAGGAAGGCCGCATCCTTGTTGGAACAACTTAGGAACTCTCAAGAGGTGAGATCAGCGGAGTTATAA